The Tolypothrix sp. PCC 7712 region TAATGCCACACTTGTATGCACTACATCAAATTCACCATCTGCAAAGGGCATATTTTCTGCAAATGCTTCCACATAGGAGGCGCTAGGTACATTTTGCCTCGCCCGCTTCAAAGATAAGGGAGATGCATCCAGCCCCGTTACGTTTTGTGAAAGTTTCACTAAAAATTGTGTAGCTTGGCCACTACCGCAACATAAATCTAAACTCTTGCTGTCTGAGGAAATGGTTAAGCCTTGCAAAGCTAGTTGCCGAAACCGACTTTCACCGCCTACACTTAACGCCGCTAAACCAGATATGCCGTCATATAACCACTGATAACGATAACTCCAGTCTCTTAAAATTGTTGCCATGACATTATTGAGTCCTATTAACCTTTATATTTAATAAAGATATATTGTTAACATTAGTAAAAAAACTGAAAGGGTTAGGGGAAAGTAACTGCTATGGGTCGTGTAGGCGTTTTATTACTCAATCTCGGTGGGCCAGATAAGTTAGAAGATGTTGGGCCATTTTTGTTTAACCTGTTTTCTGATCCAGAAATTATTCGCCTACCATTTCGTTGGTTGCAAAAACCCCTAGCTTGGTTTATTGCTTCACGACGTACAAAAACATCACAAGAAAACTACAAGCACATTGGTGGTGGTTCGCCACTGCGACGCATTACAGAAGCGCAAGGAGAAGCGCTAAGAGAACAATTGAGAGAGTTAGGGCAAGAAGCCAAGATATATTTAGGAATGCGCTATTGGCATCCCTATACTGAAGAAGCGATCGCTCAACTAGCTCAAGATCAGATTGAACAGTTGGTTATCTTACCCCTATACCCACAATTTTCTATTAGTACCAGTGGTTCTAGCTTCCGACTCCTAGAAAAACTCTGGCAAGAAAATCCCAAAATTCAACCTCTGGAATACACTGTTATTCCTTCTTGGTATAAACGACAGGGCTATCTGCAAGCAATGGCAGAACTCATCGCCCAAGAACTCGATCAATATCCTAATCCTAATGATGTTCATATCTTCTTCAGCGCTCATGGCGTACCGAAAAGCTACGTTGAAGAAGCAGGTGATCCCTATCAGCAAGAAATTGAGGAATGTACTGTTCTGATTATGCGTACCCTCAATCGTCCTAATGCTCATACCTTAGCGTATCAAAGTCGTGTTGGCCCTGTAGAGTGGCTGCAACCCTACACTGAAGATGCGCTGAAAGAATTAGGAGAAAAAGGTGTTAAAGATTTAGTTGTCGTACCTATCAGTTTTGTCTCAGAACATATTGAGACATTGCAGGAAATTGATATTGAGTATCGCGAAATAGCTGAAGAGGCTGGAATTAACAACTTCCGGCGTGTACCTGCTCCTAATACCCATCCAGTTTTTATTAAAGCATTAGCAGATTTGGTGATTGATTCGCTAAAGCAGCCTAGCTTGAAGCTATCACAAGTCACCCAAATGAAGAAGAAGGTGAAAATGTATCCCCAAGAGCGTTGGGAATGGGGGATTACCACCAGCGCCGAAGTCTGGAATGGTCGAATTGCCATGCTTGGCTTTATTGCTCTGATTATTGAGCTAGTCACTGGTCGGGGATTGCTGCACATGATTGGCTTGTTGTAACTTCTACGCAGACTAACAACGGAACAGAGTGTTATTGAAAGAGTCGAGTCATTTATCAAGCTTGAGGTGCAAACCTAAAATGACTCTCAACCAAATTCCTGGGAAAGCACTCACAATATGGATTCTTATTTTAGTAACTACTGCTGTTTCCGGTTGCACTGCATTTAGTTCCAGAACTCAGGACTTAACTACCCAATCTGCGCCAAATAGTCAACCACTCCGCAAGCTCTCAACAGAGTCAGATTCGGGTTATTCGGTTGCTTATTCTCCAGAAGTATCTAGGGCGAAAAATCCTGTAGGTGCTGTTGTTGCTAGTGCTGGTGCTAAAACCGTTAAACTTTGGAATCCCAGCACGGGAAAACTCATCCGTACATTTAACGGACAGGCTTGGGCTGTTGAATTTAGCCCAGATGGTCAGATTCTTGCTAGTGGTAGTCAAAATGGAAATCTTAATCTCTGGAATGTTAGTACTGGGGAACTTACCCGTACTCTCAAGCATTCAGAACCTGTAATTGATGTAGCCTTTAGTCCCGATGGGCAGACACTAGCTAGTGGTCTTGACCAGGGCGCTAATATTAGGCTGTGGAACTGGCGCACTGGCAAAATTATTCCCATCCCTGAGGACTCGAACGCTTCTGCAAAGGGATTTGATAATTTCAAATCTGTACCTATAGCTTTTAGCCCAGATGGTCAGGAATTGTTTGCTCGAAGTGGTTCAGGTAGTACTAGTCAGTTGTGGAATATCAGTACTGGTAAAGTTATCCGCAGTTGTGATGCTAAATCATTGATTAATGATGTCGCTATCAGCCCAGATGGAAAAACCTTGGCTACTGGCGTTCGTGACAAAGCTATTAAGTTGTGGGATGTTAATTCTGGCAAACTCATCTACACTTTGACAGGTCATACAGCTGAAGTGAGATCCGTTGCTTTCAGTCCAGATGGAAAAAGTCTTGCTAGTGGTAGTCAAGACGGTACCATCAAGCTATGGAATATTAGCACAGGCAAACTGATCGGTACTTTAACTACCCAAAAAGAACAAGTTTGGTCTGTCGCTTTCAATCCTGATGGCAAAACTCTTGCTAGTGCCAGTCAGGATGGCATTATTAATATTTGGCAGTTATTACCAAAATAACCCTTAATACCTTGCTTCTGAACGTTGACGGCGATATTGCCAATACCAGTCATACCATTGCTTGGCGCTATGAATTGCAAACCAGAGCAGGGCAAAAGTAATTAATCCTCCAGGCCAAGGAGCATTAAAGGCAAATAGTACTAAAGCAACGCATAAAAAATCTTGTAGAAAGACTGCCCACAACGGTAAGCCACGCAAGCGATAAAACCAACCGACTTGCACCAGTTGAAATACCAAAGCCAACAAACCGCCAATACAAGCCATTAGCCAATTTGGGGCAGTTGTTGTGGAAGATACTGCTAACCCCATAATTGCGCCCACAATGGGGGACAATAATAACTCAAATATTTGTAGTACTCTCTGCCCCAAACGCTTTTTAGAAGCAAATAGCTCGAGCAAAGACCAAATGCTAAAGAAGCCTAGCAACACTGATGGCGAAATGTGAGCCAAAAGCGGAACTTTTGACCACAATTGACCTCCGTGCAACAATCCGATAATCAGTAAGGGTATACCAATTCTGATTCCTGCAGCCGCCGAAGCAGAAAGTGTGGCTAGGATATCAATCATTAGTGCATTCAAAGTACTACTAAATAGCTTGATAGTTATTAATTATACTTGTGAAAAAATTAATCAACAGTTAGAGATTAAATAATCTCAGTATACGGATTATATAATATTTTACAAAAAATTTATCCGTTTTGGGGACTGGGGGCAGGGGGCAGGGGAGATGAGGGAGATGAGGGAGATGAGGGAGACAATGCCAAATGAACAATAAACACCCAATTACCCATGCCCTATGCCCCATGCCCTATGCCCAATTCTTAAATCCCTAACCGTTGATAAACCTGTTCTAAATGACGCAGGTGTTGTTGGGGGTCAAAACAAAACTCAATTTCTGCTGGCGATAATTTTTGAGTTACACGTGGGTCTTTAGTAATTAAATCGTGGAAATTGCCTTCTGGTTTGTTCCAAGCTGTGTGGGCATTTTCTTGCACGATCGCATAGGCTTCTTCGCGGTTGGTTCCTTTTTCTACTAAAGCTAGTAGCACTTTTTGGCTAAATACTACACCTCCATAGCAGTTGAGATTGCGTTGCATATTCTCGGGATATACCAAGAGGTTAGTTACCAAATCGGTGATTTCTTTAATCATAAAGTGGGTCAAAATGCAAGCATCTGGCAAAATTACCCGTTCTACAGAACTGTGCGAAATATCTCGTTCATGCCAGAGGGCGATATCTTCTAAAGCAGCACCCGCATGACTTCTGACTAGTCTAGCCATCCCTGTTAGCCGTTCGGAACGGATGGGATTACGTTTGTGCGGCATAGCTGATGAACCTTTTTGCCCTTTGGCGAAAAATTCTTCAACTTCGAGAACATCTGTTTTTTGCAGATTACGAATTTCGACAGCAAAGCGTTCAATAGATGCGGCAACTAAAGCTAATTGCTGCACATAATCAGCGTGGATATCGCGGGAAATGACTTGTGTAGAAGCAGTATCAGGTTTCAGTCCCAGTTTTTGACAAGCGATCGCTTCTACACGTGGTTCAATATTGGCATAGGTTCCTACTGCACCAGAAATTTTACCCACAGCAATTGTTTTGCGGAGAGTTTGCAATCTTTCTTGGTGTCGCAATACTTCTGCTAACCACCCAGCTAACTTAAATCCAAAGGTGATGGGTTCAGCATGAATGCCATGAGAACGCCCAATCATCACAGTATTGCGATGTTCTTTTGCCTTTTTACGAATCGCCTGAATTAAATCTTCCAGGCGCTGTAAAATCACATCCAAACTTGCTATCAATTGCAATGCTAAAGCTGTATCTAGCACATCAGAACTAGTTAAACCCAGGTGAATATAACGCCCAGCATCACCAACATATTCATTGACATTTGTTAAAAAGGCGATGACATCGTGGCGGACTTCAGCTTCAATTTCTAGCACCCGCTTTGGGTCAAAATTCGCCTTTGCTTTAATCTCTTCAACTGCCTGAGATGGGATGTAACCAAGTTCAGCCTGTGCCTCACAAACAGCAATTTCTACTTGCAACCAAGTTTTTAGTTTATAGGCTTCACTCCAAATATTACCCATTTCGGGCAAAGTATAACGCTCAATCACAGTCCGCCACAGAATACAACCGTCATATTTTACATTTTTATTAGGGCAGATCGCTTTTTGTTTTAGATTCTTGGTTAGGAACAGAACTAATTTTAGATTCGGATGTAATGACACTAATGCTACCGTCGGCTTCCATATAAGCTAACTTGACATCAGTCAAAAATTCTACACTTTGTTGGCGTAACTTACTCATTAACTCGTCCTCTGTAATCAGTTCTCGTTCTAAATGCCGATGAATAATCCGACCATTTTTTACCAATAACAGTGGAGGGGGATTGAGAAAACGCTGAAACTCCGGAAGTTTGTAACCTAACCAGTTAAGTAAGTAGCTCCAAAAAATTACTGTTCCTACTAGGATAGCGCCCTCAGTAATAGACGTGTAATTACTGGCCATAGCATTTTGAGCAGCTTCCGCAAATAACACAACTACGAGTAAATCAGTAATTCCTAGAGTTCCCATTTGTCGGCTGGGAAGCAAGCGTAACACTGAGAATAATGCCAGGTAGACTAATGAGCCACGGATAATTAATTCCAAAATACTAATGCTTGGAACAAAGATTGCTTGCCAATCAACAAAAAAGAATTTTTCCATGATTGCTAATTTTCTTATAGTTTGATAGATGCAATACACTTGCGGGGCATTCAAAATTCAATATTAATTACCCTACAGGTTTGTATTAAAGCTGCGATTATGCTTGCCTCTAATAGGCGTGCCAACCTAAGTATTAAAGGATTTCACGTTTTTGCTAGTTACCTTATCTTTTGTAATATCAATAATAATTTTGAATATATTTATTAATGGTTTTACCAAAAATATCATTTACAAAATAAAAAATCTATCACTAGGTTTTAATAAGAAATACGATAAGAATCATATTTGATTTTTTTAAATTATTACAGTTTCGTTTCTTCTTCTCTGCTCGCTATTCCCTGTTATCTTACTACACAAATAATTTCATAAATCAAAGGGGATTCCTATATTATTATTGATAATTGATTGTCAGCGCTTGACTTAATATACAGTAATTCTAGATAGGTCATGAACCAAAAATTATAATAACGAAGTGTGTTAGAAGAGGCGATCGCAGGGAAGGATATTGCTGACACCTACACTAGCTAGACTTCAGCTAGCCATGCATAGGCTCTTGTAGACAGTAAACGCATGAGGTAGAGGGTAGTAGAAGTGTCAAGGTTTAGGAACACAAACATTCTCCTGAAAGCTTTTTATTTAATATCTTCGATGTAGTATATAAAAGCTTATCTATGCATAAACTGTAGCCTTTTAGTGAAAAGATAAGAATCTTTTTAATTGCAGATTACTTGTGTTAATAGAAGCCATTGGCGTGAGATTCTAGATAAAGTCAACACGTCACAGGAGTTTAAACAGACATGGAACAAAATCGGAAGTCAACGGTTGTGATTACGGGTGCTTCTTCCGGGGTTGGGTTATACACTGCAAAAGCGATGGCTAACAAAGGCTGGCACGTCGTGATGGCTTGTCGAAATTTAGCTAAGGCGGAAGAAGCTGCTCAATCGGTAGGAATACCTAGGGACAGCCACACCATTTTGCATCTCGACCTAGGTTCCTTGGACAGCGTCCGACAGTTTGTGAGCAACTTTA contains the following coding sequences:
- the purB gene encoding adenylosuccinate lyase, which encodes MIERYTLPEMGNIWSEAYKLKTWLQVEIAVCEAQAELGYIPSQAVEEIKAKANFDPKRVLEIEAEVRHDVIAFLTNVNEYVGDAGRYIHLGLTSSDVLDTALALQLIASLDVILQRLEDLIQAIRKKAKEHRNTVMIGRSHGIHAEPITFGFKLAGWLAEVLRHQERLQTLRKTIAVGKISGAVGTYANIEPRVEAIACQKLGLKPDTASTQVISRDIHADYVQQLALVAASIERFAVEIRNLQKTDVLEVEEFFAKGQKGSSAMPHKRNPIRSERLTGMARLVRSHAGAALEDIALWHERDISHSSVERVILPDACILTHFMIKEITDLVTNLLVYPENMQRNLNCYGGVVFSQKVLLALVEKGTNREEAYAIVQENAHTAWNKPEGNFHDLITKDPRVTQKLSPAEIEFCFDPQQHLRHLEQVYQRLGI
- a CDS encoding DUF4126 domain-containing protein, whose translation is MIDILATLSASAAAGIRIGIPLLIIGLLHGGQLWSKVPLLAHISPSVLLGFFSIWSLLELFASKKRLGQRVLQIFELLLSPIVGAIMGLAVSSTTTAPNWLMACIGGLLALVFQLVQVGWFYRLRGLPLWAVFLQDFLCVALVLFAFNAPWPGGLITFALLWFAIHSAKQWYDWYWQYRRQRSEARY
- a CDS encoding class I SAM-dependent methyltransferase — protein: MATILRDWSYRYQWLYDGISGLAALSVGGESRFRQLALQGLTISSDSKSLDLCCGSGQATQFLVKLSQNVTGLDASPLSLKRARQNVPSASYVEAFAENMPFADGEFDVVHTSVALHEMEPQQLRQIISEVYRVLKPGGVFTLVDFHAPTNPIFWPGVSLFLLLFETETAWQLIKTDLPKLLTEIGFEVSKTTLYAGGSLQVIQAKKP
- a CDS encoding DUF421 domain-containing protein; this encodes MEKFFFVDWQAIFVPSISILELIIRGSLVYLALFSVLRLLPSRQMGTLGITDLLVVVLFAEAAQNAMASNYTSITEGAILVGTVIFWSYLLNWLGYKLPEFQRFLNPPPLLLVKNGRIIHRHLERELITEDELMSKLRQQSVEFLTDVKLAYMEADGSISVITSESKISSVPNQESKTKSDLP
- a CDS encoding WD40 repeat domain-containing protein; translated protein: MTLNQIPGKALTIWILILVTTAVSGCTAFSSRTQDLTTQSAPNSQPLRKLSTESDSGYSVAYSPEVSRAKNPVGAVVASAGAKTVKLWNPSTGKLIRTFNGQAWAVEFSPDGQILASGSQNGNLNLWNVSTGELTRTLKHSEPVIDVAFSPDGQTLASGLDQGANIRLWNWRTGKIIPIPEDSNASAKGFDNFKSVPIAFSPDGQELFARSGSGSTSQLWNISTGKVIRSCDAKSLINDVAISPDGKTLATGVRDKAIKLWDVNSGKLIYTLTGHTAEVRSVAFSPDGKSLASGSQDGTIKLWNISTGKLIGTLTTQKEQVWSVAFNPDGKTLASASQDGIINIWQLLPK
- the hemH gene encoding ferrochelatase, producing the protein MGRVGVLLLNLGGPDKLEDVGPFLFNLFSDPEIIRLPFRWLQKPLAWFIASRRTKTSQENYKHIGGGSPLRRITEAQGEALREQLRELGQEAKIYLGMRYWHPYTEEAIAQLAQDQIEQLVILPLYPQFSISTSGSSFRLLEKLWQENPKIQPLEYTVIPSWYKRQGYLQAMAELIAQELDQYPNPNDVHIFFSAHGVPKSYVEEAGDPYQQEIEECTVLIMRTLNRPNAHTLAYQSRVGPVEWLQPYTEDALKELGEKGVKDLVVVPISFVSEHIETLQEIDIEYREIAEEAGINNFRRVPAPNTHPVFIKALADLVIDSLKQPSLKLSQVTQMKKKVKMYPQERWEWGITTSAEVWNGRIAMLGFIALIIELVTGRGLLHMIGLL